GTGAGCGCCTCGCGCAGCTCTTCGAAGTTCTCGCCGTCGGAGGGATAGAGGCCGCAAAACACCATCCGCTTCGGCTCCTGATAGCCGGGCAGGGGCACGGCGGCGCCTTCGCCCGGCACGCTCACCGTGTCGCCGATGTGAACCTGGCTGAGCGTCTTGATGTTGCAGATCAAGTAGCCGACTTGCCCCGCTTGCAATTGGTCGCAGGGCCGGCGGTCGGGCACGAACTGGCCCAGTTCCAGCACTTCGTAGGTCGTGCCGGACTTGAGAAAGCGGATTTTTTGTCCGCGGCGCACGGTGCCGTTCATCAGCCGCACATAGGTGATCGCCCCGCGGAACTCGTCGTAGTGCGAATCGAACACCATCGCTTGCAGCGGGCCGGTGGGATCGCCTTCGGGCGGTGGCACACGGGCAATCAGCGCCTCCAGCAGGGCCTCGACGCCGGCGCCCGTCTTGGCGCTCACGGCCAGCACATCGGCCGGATCGATGCCCAGGCTCGACTCCATCTCTTCCATGACTTGCTCGGGCCGGGCGCTGACGACGTCGATCTTGTTCAGGGCCGGCACGATGGTCAGGTCGGCCTCGATGGCCGCGTAGGCGTTGGCCACCGTCTGGGCTTCGACTCCCTGGCAGGCATCGACCAGCAACAAGGCGCCTTCGCAACAGGCCAGGCTGCGGGAGACTTCATAATGAAAATCGACGTGGCCGGGCGTGTCGACCAGGTTCAACTCGTAGGTCTCGCCGCGGCTGGTATAGCGCATGGCGACCGCGCGGGCCTTGATGGTGATGCCTCGCTCGCGTTCCAACTCCATGTCGTCCAAGAGCTGTTCGCGCAGATCGCGGCGGCTGACCGTGCCGGTGAGCTCGATCAGCCGGTCGGCCAACGTGCTCTTGCCGTGGTCGATGTGCGCCACGATGCAGAAGTTGCGGATGTGTTTGCAGTCCATTGATAGTCCGTGGTCCGTTGTCCATCGTCCGTTGCAA
The DNA window shown above is from Pirellulales bacterium and carries:
- the lepA gene encoding translation elongation factor 4; the protein is MDCKHIRNFCIVAHIDHGKSTLADRLIELTGTVSRRDLREQLLDDMELERERGITIKARAVAMRYTSRGETYELNLVDTPGHVDFHYEVSRSLACCEGALLLVDACQGVEAQTVANAYAAIEADLTIVPALNKIDVVSARPEQVMEEMESSLGIDPADVLAVSAKTGAGVEALLEALIARVPPPEGDPTGPLQAMVFDSHYDEFRGAITYVRLMNGTVRRGQKIRFLKSGTTYEVLELGQFVPDRRPCDQLQAGQVGYLICNIKTLSQVHIGDTVSVPGEGAAVPLPGYQEPKRMVFCGLYPSDGENFEELREALTKLSINDPSFEFEPETSDALGFGFRCGFLGLLHMEIIQQRLEKEADLDLVQTAPNVTYEILTKTGELLRIYNPQQVPDAGDIEQFRQPIVKVSFILPTEAIGLVHQLCNDRRGEYVRTEYLSPTRAMLVYNLPLAEVIYDLHDKLKSCTRGYGTMDYELVGYVPADLVRLDILVAGNRVDALSIVCHRADSERRGRAIVKKLRSEIDRHMFEVALQAAVGSRIIARETISAMRKNVTAKCYGGDITRKRKLWAKQREGKKRMKSIGSVDIPQKAFLAVLETGDKDF